One window of the Lytechinus pictus isolate F3 Inbred chromosome 5, Lp3.0, whole genome shotgun sequence genome contains the following:
- the LOC129282761 gene encoding putative nuclease HARBI1 — MDYLHHLHNLELLRELPLPRPRRGLRDARNPSESYEDGPFRDRYRLSKETVIINMLEAELKRDTQRNDPLPVYLQVLTALRFHAVGSFQKMHGDEAAISQSSMCRIIKDVSEAIARRKRQYMKFPSTREEVEATQRQFFQYCRFPGVIGAIDGTHVYIRSPGGDQAIYFLNRKNRYSINVQVVCDQAGKITSIVARWPGSTPNSATVSHFSTKLGW, encoded by the exons ATGGATTATCTCCATCACCTTCACAACCTTGAATTGCTAAGAGAG ctaCCTTTGCCAAGACCACGTCGTGGGCTACGGGATGCTAGAAATCCATCGGAATCGTATGAGGATGGGCCATTTCGAGATCGGTATCGACTGTCAAAAGAAACCGTCATCATCAACATGCTGGAAGCCGAATTGAAGAGGGACACACAGAGGAATGATCCACTTCCCGTTTATTTGCAGGTGTTGACGGCTCTCCGTTTTCATGCAGTGG gATCATTTCAAAAGATGCATGGTGATGAGGCAGCAATATCACAGTCATCAATGTGTCGAATCATCAAAGATGTGTCAGAAGCTATAGCAAGAAGGAAAAGGCAATACATGAAGTTTCCTTCGACAAGAGAAGAAGTTGAAGCAACTCAGCGACAGTTCTTCCAGTACTGCAGATTTCCAGGAGTGATAGGTGCAATTGATGGGACACATGTCTACATCAGGAGCCCTGGTGGGGATCAGGCAATATACTTCCTCAACAGGAAGAATAGATACTCGATCAATGTTCAG GTTGTTTGTGATCAGGCTGGGAAAATAACAAGCATCGTTGCCAGATGGCCTGGCAgcacacctaactccgcaaccgtaagtcacttttcaaccaaacttggatggtag